In a single window of the Leifsonia sp. 1010 genome:
- a CDS encoding trypsin-like peptidase domain-containing protein, with protein MTDTPNTPEPAKPQHDADTDAVVDAAGTERTPAAPAEQTLAEQTPADQTPADQTPAAQTPAAGAGWTAPAAHSGGDAGAQPTVPQPTAAQPTQPQPTAAQPTVPQPTGAPYQAQQHQQQTYGQPYGQQQQQQPQQSHYGNGAFGQPAGYGQQPQQPYAPNAHQQGYAGAPGAATATAPAKPAKNRSTGLIIATLAIGALVGGIAGAGAGVGIYAATDGGSATIKTVSGPQNITVNDSNDASTITAVAAKASPSVVTISVSASSSGGTGSGIILTSDGYVLTNTHVVTLDGQAANVNVTVTDNDGKIYTAKIVGTDPTTDLAVIKLDKASGLTPISWGDSSKLNVGNTTVAIGAPLGLSGTVTDGIVSALNRSISIASSAAPKDDSNSDGGSQNPFNFDFPDQGGQQQQQQQSSGTISLPVIQTDASINPGNSGGALLNSKGELIGVNVAIASAGGSSSDGSQSGSIGVGFAIPSNLAKRISDEIIKSGSATHGLLGASVADASTDSKATTVGALIKSVTSGGAAAGAGLKAGDIVVNLDDTPITDATDLTAQVRAQAAGSKVDVTYIRDGQTKTATVTLGTLPAE; from the coding sequence ATGACCGACACCCCGAACACCCCGGAGCCCGCGAAGCCCCAGCACGACGCCGACACCGACGCGGTCGTGGATGCTGCCGGCACTGAGCGCACCCCCGCCGCCCCGGCGGAGCAGACCCTGGCGGAGCAGACTCCCGCAGACCAGACCCCCGCGGACCAGACTCCCGCAGCCCAGACCCCCGCAGCCGGCGCCGGATGGACCGCACCGGCCGCGCACAGCGGAGGCGACGCCGGAGCGCAGCCGACCGTCCCACAGCCGACCGCCGCGCAGCCGACCCAGCCGCAGCCCACCGCTGCGCAGCCGACGGTTCCGCAGCCCACCGGCGCGCCCTACCAGGCGCAGCAGCACCAGCAGCAGACGTACGGCCAGCCCTACGGCCAGCAGCAGCAGCAGCAGCCCCAGCAGTCCCACTACGGCAACGGCGCCTTCGGCCAGCCCGCGGGATACGGCCAGCAGCCGCAGCAGCCCTACGCTCCGAACGCCCACCAGCAGGGCTACGCCGGCGCACCGGGCGCCGCGACCGCCACGGCTCCGGCGAAGCCCGCCAAGAACCGCAGCACCGGCCTCATCATCGCGACGCTCGCCATCGGCGCGCTCGTCGGCGGCATCGCCGGCGCCGGAGCGGGAGTCGGCATCTACGCCGCCACCGACGGCGGCAGCGCGACGATCAAGACCGTCTCCGGCCCCCAGAACATCACGGTGAACGACTCCAACGATGCGAGCACCATCACCGCGGTCGCCGCCAAGGCGTCCCCGAGCGTCGTCACCATCTCGGTGAGCGCGTCGAGCTCCGGCGGCACCGGCTCCGGCATCATTCTGACCTCCGACGGCTACGTGCTCACCAACACGCACGTGGTGACGCTCGACGGTCAGGCCGCCAACGTCAACGTGACGGTCACCGACAACGACGGCAAGATCTACACCGCCAAGATCGTCGGAACCGACCCGACCACCGACCTCGCCGTCATCAAGCTGGACAAGGCCTCCGGCCTCACCCCGATCAGCTGGGGCGACTCGAGCAAGCTCAACGTGGGCAACACCACGGTCGCCATCGGTGCGCCGCTCGGCCTCTCCGGCACCGTCACCGACGGCATCGTCAGCGCGCTCAACCGCAGCATCAGCATCGCCTCCTCGGCCGCTCCGAAGGACGACTCGAACAGCGACGGTGGCAGCCAGAACCCGTTCAACTTCGACTTCCCCGACCAGGGCGGCCAGCAGCAGCAACAGCAGCAGAGCTCCGGAACGATCTCGCTCCCGGTCATCCAGACCGACGCGTCCATCAACCCCGGCAACTCCGGTGGTGCGCTGCTCAACAGCAAGGGTGAGCTGATCGGCGTCAACGTGGCCATCGCCAGCGCGGGCGGCTCCAGCTCCGACGGCTCGCAGTCCGGCAGCATCGGCGTCGGCTTCGCCATCCCGTCGAACCTCGCGAAGCGCATCTCCGACGAGATCATCAAGAGCGGATCCGCCACGCACGGCCTGCTGGGCGCGTCGGTCGCCGACGCGAGCACCGACAGCAAGGCCACCACGGTCGGCGCGCTCATCAAGAGCGTCACCAGCGGCGGCGCCGCGGCCGGCGCGGGCCTCAAGGCCGGCGACATCGTGGTGAACCTCGACGACACCCCGATCACCGACGCCACCGATCTGACCGCCCAGGTGCGCGCGCAGGCAGCCGGCTCGAAGGTCGACGTGACGTACATCCGCGACGGTCAGACCAAGACCGCGACCGTGACGCTGGGAACCCTCCCGGCGGAGTGA
- a CDS encoding carbon-nitrogen hydrolase family protein: MSDRPAELTIDDRTVAVAVAQFAPGDDRVHNRDVVAGLIAVAASRGARLVILPEYSSYFTDPLGPSFARNAEPLDGDFVGALSAAAREHGLFVVAGLVERTDQAHKFSNTLVAVGPEGDVLATYRKQHLYDAFGATESEWVVPGDLDEPQTFEVDGVTVGLQTCYDLRFPEVTRRLADAGALLVAVPAEWVRGPLKEFHWSTLLAARAIENTVYVAAADHPPSIGVGASAILDPMGVTLAGLADTTGVAVADVSTARAREVRERNPALALRRYRVSPL; this comes from the coding sequence GTGAGCGACCGGCCGGCCGAGCTCACCATCGACGACCGCACCGTCGCGGTCGCTGTCGCCCAGTTCGCGCCGGGCGACGACCGCGTGCACAACCGGGATGTGGTCGCCGGCCTGATCGCGGTCGCCGCCTCCCGCGGTGCCCGCCTCGTGATCCTGCCCGAGTACTCGTCGTACTTCACCGATCCCCTCGGGCCGTCGTTCGCCAGGAACGCCGAGCCGCTCGACGGCGACTTCGTCGGAGCGCTCTCCGCCGCCGCCCGCGAGCACGGGCTGTTCGTGGTGGCCGGCCTCGTCGAGCGCACCGATCAGGCGCACAAGTTCTCGAACACGCTCGTCGCGGTGGGGCCGGAGGGCGACGTGCTCGCGACCTACCGCAAGCAGCACCTCTACGACGCGTTCGGGGCGACGGAGTCGGAGTGGGTCGTCCCCGGCGACCTGGACGAACCGCAGACCTTCGAGGTGGACGGCGTGACCGTCGGCCTGCAGACCTGCTACGACCTGCGCTTCCCGGAAGTGACGCGCCGCCTCGCCGACGCGGGTGCGCTGCTGGTGGCGGTTCCCGCCGAGTGGGTGCGCGGACCGCTGAAGGAGTTCCACTGGTCGACGCTCCTCGCGGCCCGCGCCATCGAGAACACCGTCTACGTCGCCGCGGCCGACCATCCGCCGTCGATCGGGGTCGGCGCGAGCGCGATCCTCGATCCGATGGGGGTCACGTTGGCGGGGCTCGCCGACACGACCGGTGTCGCCGTCGCCGACGTGTCCACCGCTCGAGCGCGCGAGGTGCGGGAGCGCAATCCTGCTCTCGCCCTCCGGCGCTATCGGGTGAGTCCGCTCTGA
- a CDS encoding pyridoxal phosphate-dependent aminotransferase: MTITGGWRRAATGAGLLGADGSVRPTIFAEMSALASRTGAINLGQGFPDEDGPAAVLEAAVAAIRDGENQYPPGMGIPDLRLAVAEHQKRFYGIELDPDREVLITAGATEAIAATLLALLEPGDEVVTFEPYYDEYGAVIALAGGVHRTVPLEPPTFRPDLDRLRDTVTDRTRAILVNTPHNPTGSVLDRETLTAIVELAERHDAVIITDSVYEHLTFGPEHIPIETLPGARERTVAISSGGKTFNTTGWKVGWLTAPPELVTAVLAVKQFLTYVNGAPFQPAIATGLRLPDAYFTGIAEALAHKRDVLSAGLAAAGFGVFPSDGTYFVVADAAPLGFPEGVELCRRLPELAGVVAVPLGAFSRGEYAARTASLVRFAFCKRIDVLEEAARRLAGLPR, encoded by the coding sequence ATGACGATCACGGGAGGGTGGCGGCGCGCCGCCACGGGTGCAGGACTGCTCGGAGCCGACGGCTCCGTGCGGCCGACGATCTTCGCCGAGATGAGCGCGCTGGCGTCGCGGACGGGCGCGATCAACCTCGGACAGGGGTTCCCGGACGAGGACGGACCCGCCGCGGTGCTCGAAGCGGCGGTGGCGGCCATCCGCGACGGCGAGAACCAGTACCCGCCCGGGATGGGCATCCCCGACCTGCGCCTGGCCGTCGCCGAGCACCAGAAGCGGTTCTACGGCATAGAGCTCGACCCTGACCGCGAGGTTCTCATCACCGCCGGCGCGACCGAGGCGATCGCTGCGACGCTGCTCGCGCTGCTCGAACCCGGCGACGAGGTGGTGACCTTCGAGCCGTACTACGACGAGTACGGCGCCGTGATCGCGCTGGCGGGCGGCGTGCACCGCACCGTGCCGCTGGAGCCGCCGACCTTCCGCCCGGACCTCGACCGGCTGCGCGACACGGTGACCGACCGTACGCGCGCCATCCTGGTGAACACGCCGCACAATCCCACGGGCAGCGTGCTCGATCGTGAGACGCTCACGGCGATCGTGGAACTGGCGGAACGCCACGACGCCGTGATCATCACCGACTCCGTCTACGAGCACCTGACGTTCGGGCCGGAGCACATCCCGATCGAGACGCTGCCGGGGGCCCGGGAGCGCACGGTCGCGATCTCGTCCGGCGGCAAGACCTTCAACACGACGGGATGGAAGGTCGGCTGGCTGACGGCCCCTCCGGAGCTCGTCACCGCGGTGCTCGCCGTGAAGCAGTTCCTCACCTACGTCAACGGCGCGCCGTTCCAGCCGGCGATCGCGACGGGGCTTCGGCTCCCGGACGCCTACTTCACCGGCATCGCCGAGGCTCTCGCCCACAAGCGGGATGTGCTCTCCGCCGGCCTTGCGGCCGCCGGTTTCGGCGTCTTCCCTTCGGACGGGACCTACTTCGTGGTCGCGGACGCCGCCCCGCTCGGCTTCCCGGAGGGTGTCGAGCTGTGCCGTCGGCTGCCGGAACTGGCCGGAGTCGTCGCGGTGCCGCTGGGCGCGTTCAGCCGCGGCGAGTACGCGGCGCGCACCGCATCCCTCGTCCGGTTCGCGTTCTGCAAGCGCATCGACGTGCTCGAGGAGGCGGCACGCCGTCTGGCCGGGCTGCCGCGTTAG